The Dethiosulfovibrio peptidovorans genome has a window encoding:
- a CDS encoding flavodoxin family protein: protein MNTIGLAYWSSTGNTETMAEAFKDAVEAKGGNIYFSSAENMDKEAFMSADVWVFGSPACGTEEINDTDIEPLIDDLGDKLKGRKVFMFGSFGWGDGEYMETWTADMEAKGAIIAADPVTCLETPDDEALGKIKAAVEVLLG, encoded by the coding sequence ATGAATACCATCGGATTGGCGTATTGGAGTAGCACCGGCAACACCGAGACCATGGCTGAGGCCTTTAAGGACGCTGTGGAGGCTAAGGGGGGAAATATTTACTTTTCTTCCGCTGAGAATATGGACAAGGAGGCCTTCATGTCCGCCGATGTATGGGTATTCGGGTCCCCAGCGTGTGGTACCGAGGAGATAAACGACACGGATATCGAGCCCTTGATCGACGATCTTGGCGATAAACTCAAGGGGCGAAAGGTATTCATGTTCGGCTCCTTTGGGTGGGGCGACGGAGAGTACATGGAGACGTGGACAGCGGATATGGAAGCTAAGGGAGCTATCATCGCTGCCGACCCTGTCACGTGTCTTGAGACCCCCGACGACGAGGCCTTGGGCAAAATAAAGGCGGCGGTCGAGGTCCTTTTAGGCTGA
- a CDS encoding lactate dehydrogenase, which produces MLVSYEKLTSHVEEILSRGLGYTKDQAAMTAWVLVEADARGVPSHGVARLAFYRKNLKRGFAFTDREPHVVHETPVSLVVDGCSGIGPSVAAFAVDRCTEKALEVGTCSCTVRDSNHYGMAGLWAERAAEKGCIAVAMTNTRRCCMVTFGSQRLLGTNPIAVAIPGEGEDLFLLDMATPVVAHGKVEVYCRRNQPMPLGWVVDEHGQETSDARASEKLFRDSPDRGGHLFLGGEGETLGGHKGYGLGLMVELLCSGLSLGRWSPETFEEPGTGSGITHYFAVTKLDVFGNSDAIRQRVTSILNGIRTSDRVDGQDRIYIHGEKEREARRKSLLQGIKLDDVTTELLQSYAQEFDISPLN; this is translated from the coding sequence ATGCTGGTGTCCTACGAAAAGTTGACATCCCACGTCGAGGAGATTCTAAGCAGAGGGTTGGGCTACACCAAGGACCAGGCTGCCATGACAGCCTGGGTTTTGGTGGAAGCCGACGCCCGAGGCGTGCCCTCACACGGCGTGGCTCGACTGGCCTTCTACCGGAAAAATTTGAAAAGGGGCTTTGCTTTCACCGATCGAGAGCCCCATGTGGTTCACGAGACCCCTGTCTCCCTCGTTGTGGATGGATGCTCGGGTATTGGCCCATCGGTGGCAGCCTTTGCTGTGGACCGATGCACCGAGAAAGCCTTGGAGGTGGGCACCTGTTCCTGCACCGTTCGGGACTCGAACCATTATGGCATGGCCGGTCTCTGGGCCGAGCGGGCGGCTGAAAAAGGTTGTATAGCGGTCGCCATGACCAACACCCGTCGATGCTGTATGGTCACTTTTGGGTCACAGCGCCTTCTGGGGACTAACCCAATCGCCGTTGCGATCCCTGGTGAGGGAGAGGACCTTTTCCTCCTGGACATGGCAACACCTGTGGTAGCGCACGGCAAGGTAGAGGTCTACTGTCGACGGAATCAACCCATGCCCTTGGGCTGGGTCGTAGATGAACACGGTCAGGAAACCAGCGACGCTCGAGCCTCCGAGAAACTTTTCCGGGACTCGCCCGACCGGGGGGGGCATCTGTTCTTGGGCGGCGAAGGAGAGACTCTGGGGGGGCACAAAGGCTACGGCCTTGGGCTCATGGTGGAACTCCTGTGTTCGGGGCTCTCTCTAGGGCGCTGGAGCCCGGAAACGTTTGAGGAACCCGGGACTGGTAGTGGCATTACCCATTACTTTGCCGTCACGAAGTTGGATGTTTTCGGCAATTCGGACGCCATACGCCAACGGGTGACGAGCATCCTGAACGGAATTCGAACCAGCGACAGGGTAGATGGACAGGATCGAATTTATATTCATGGTGAAAAGGAGAGGGAGGCTCGGCGAAAAAGCCTTCTCCAAGGCATAAAGCTGGACGACGTCACCACCGAGCTGCTTCAGAGCTATGCTC
- a CDS encoding symporter produces the protein MYTFLLFAVSWKALQLQKQSEATGAVAYLLAGRNLPSSLVAVMLAGLAIGGASTVGVAQNAYTRGLSAGWYNAAWGTAGIAVGLVAASYFRRINVRTVPEMMGRMFGPGARVLGAIAQLVIQMVITSLQYVAGGAILTALLPQVFSFQSGMMATAIIFIGVTLVGGYLAGGLVNLINVAVIYIGIIAALFSTSQAMGGVSSVLASLPSNGVWLNWTSGMGIAIIAAWMAVMITQAFSVQAVNQIAFAARDERSARRGFLLGGVMILPVGFLCALFGVMAASRFPGLENSAMALPSLVTSISPAIGGLLLAGLWAADISTAVGLLLGSATLTLEDMIKPLFYRGQELSPKQELLLSRLCVVLVSLLTFFLALSVVGILKTLTSALAVTASFTLLILADIFVPSLCRRGSGFWTILASLVVWVLWTFIPAFRVASHIIYLEWPICVVVFMLVALMDHRPAVRLVQFS, from the coding sequence ATGTACACATTTCTGCTTTTCGCCGTCTCCTGGAAGGCTCTACAGCTCCAGAAACAAAGTGAAGCCACCGGTGCCGTGGCCTATCTTCTGGCTGGAAGAAACCTGCCGTCATCCCTGGTCGCCGTCATGCTGGCCGGGCTGGCCATTGGCGGAGCCTCCACCGTAGGGGTGGCCCAAAACGCCTACACCAGGGGGCTCTCCGCCGGCTGGTATAATGCGGCATGGGGAACAGCGGGCATCGCTGTGGGGCTGGTGGCCGCCAGCTACTTCAGACGGATAAACGTCCGAACCGTCCCGGAAATGATGGGGCGCATGTTCGGTCCTGGGGCCCGGGTTCTCGGAGCAATCGCCCAGCTGGTTATTCAGATGGTTATCACGTCCCTTCAGTACGTGGCTGGCGGAGCCATTCTGACGGCTCTGCTGCCCCAGGTGTTCTCCTTTCAGAGCGGTATGATGGCAACAGCGATCATCTTCATCGGGGTCACCTTGGTGGGGGGATATCTGGCTGGCGGATTGGTGAATCTTATCAACGTAGCGGTTATCTACATCGGTATCATAGCAGCCCTTTTCAGCACATCTCAAGCCATGGGGGGAGTTTCATCAGTATTGGCCTCCCTACCCTCCAACGGAGTGTGGCTGAACTGGACCTCCGGCATGGGGATAGCCATTATAGCCGCCTGGATGGCCGTTATGATAACTCAGGCTTTCTCCGTCCAGGCAGTGAACCAGATCGCTTTCGCCGCCAGAGACGAACGATCAGCCAGAAGGGGCTTTCTTCTGGGAGGAGTCATGATCCTACCCGTGGGTTTTCTCTGCGCTCTCTTCGGCGTCATGGCGGCCTCTCGCTTCCCCGGTCTTGAGAACTCAGCCATGGCTCTCCCCTCCTTGGTGACTTCCATCAGTCCGGCAATAGGAGGACTTCTCCTGGCTGGCCTCTGGGCCGCCGACATCTCCACAGCTGTAGGACTTCTTCTGGGCAGCGCTACCCTGACCCTGGAGGACATGATCAAGCCCCTCTTCTATCGTGGACAGGAGCTCTCGCCAAAACAGGAACTTCTTCTCTCCCGACTGTGCGTCGTTCTCGTAAGTCTACTCACGTTTTTCCTGGCCCTGTCAGTGGTGGGAATACTGAAGACCCTCACGTCGGCCCTCGCAGTAACAGCCTCCTTTACCCTGCTTATCCTGGCAGATATTTTCGTGCCATCTCTGTGCCGTCGAGGATCGGGCTTCTGGACCATTTTGGCCTCTCTGGTCGTATGGGTTCTCTGGACCTTCATCCCAGCTTTCCGGGTAGCCTCCCACATCATCTACCTGGAGTGGCCTATATGTGTTGTCGTCTTCATGCTCGTGGCCCTGATGGACCACCGCCCCGCAGTGCGCCTCGTTCAGTTTTCCTAA